The following proteins come from a genomic window of Chrysemys picta bellii isolate R12L10 unplaced genomic scaffold, ASM1138683v2 scaf1113, whole genome shotgun sequence:
- the LOC135979667 gene encoding fibrinogen-like protein 1-like protein: MDTEGKGWTVVQRNSYNTEITWKESWITYKYSFGNVQQDYWLGNEYLSLLTRQTIYKVRFVVEDKSNNTRYAEYDIFSVEDEPSGYPLRLGRYSGDGEDYLTTYHSGLGGIHDNMKFSTSDKDQDQASGNCASSYGGWWYDKCQNVLLNGKGYIYWAGFCKSGECRSSLILVKPTDVCWVRQEEPILLGSQRR, translated from the coding sequence atggacaccgaaggcaaaggctggaccgttgtccagagaaattcttacaacacagagatcacctggaaggagtcctggatcACCTACAAGTAcagctttgggaacgtgcagcaggattactggctgggcaacgagtacctgtccctgctcacgcggcagaccatctacaaggtccgctttgtggtggaggacaaatccaacaacacccgctacgcagagtacgacatcttcagtgtcgaggatgagcccagcgggtacccgctgaggctgggcaggtactctggggacggcgaggactatctcaccacctaccactccggcctggggggcatacacgacaacatgaagttcagcacaagtgacaaggatcaggaccaggccagtgggaattgcgcaagtagctatggaggctggtggtatgacaagtgtcagaacgtcctgctcaatgggaaaggctacatctactgggcagggttctgtaagagtggggagtgcaggtcttccctcatcctggttaagccaacagacgtgtgctgggtccggcaggaggagcccatcctccttgggagccagcgccgctga